One genomic segment of Sanyastnella coralliicola includes these proteins:
- a CDS encoding nuclear transport factor 2 family protein: protein METLKVDLEKLKRPNWTSEEHANADLVRDFIQHLMNDHDIEYVLKNFDQGSYIQHNRSMPNGVKGVVDYVSKFVKQFPEYTYDVKHMYVDGDYVTIQSHVTTKKKDRGNPQKGFNIIDTWKIKDGRLVEHWDAIQPINGFMRFYSWMVGGKTVNENTLF, encoded by the coding sequence ATGGAAACATTGAAAGTAGACCTAGAAAAGTTGAAACGTCCGAACTGGACAAGCGAAGAACATGCAAATGCCGATCTAGTAAGAGACTTCATTCAGCACCTGATGAATGATCACGACATTGAATACGTGCTAAAGAATTTCGATCAAGGAAGCTACATCCAACACAACCGAAGCATGCCCAACGGTGTGAAGGGAGTGGTTGACTACGTCAGTAAATTCGTAAAGCAATTTCCAGAGTACACCTACGATGTCAAACACATGTACGTCGACGGAGATTATGTGACTATTCAATCGCACGTCACCACCAAAAAGAAAGACCGCGGGAACCCACAAAAAGGCTTCAACATCATCGATACCTGGAAAATCAAAGACGGAAGGCTAGTGGAACATTGGGATGCCATTCAACCCATCAACGGCTTCATGCGATTCTACTCGTGGATGGTAGGAGGGAAGACGGTGAATGAGAATACTTTGTTTTAG
- a CDS encoding winged helix-turn-helix transcriptional regulator — MAKKGELRSDCPINYALEFLGDKWTLLIIRDLVFDGKRFYKEFLSSKEKIATNILSDRLKRLESIGILVSSVYEKQRTQKIYKLTQKGIDLTPMLIEIIIWSTKYKEGLNVSPEFLKKLEEDKEKTVAGVVEAISSRLKA; from the coding sequence ATGGCAAAAAAAGGTGAACTGCGATCGGATTGTCCGATCAACTACGCCCTAGAATTTCTGGGTGATAAGTGGACATTACTCATCATCCGCGACCTGGTATTTGATGGGAAACGATTCTATAAGGAGTTCCTTTCTTCCAAAGAAAAGATCGCCACCAACATCCTCTCAGATCGATTAAAACGACTAGAATCCATAGGCATCCTGGTATCAAGCGTCTATGAGAAACAGCGAACTCAGAAGATCTACAAACTCACCCAAAAGGGCATCGACCTCACCCCCATGCTGATTGAAATCATCATCTGGTCAACCAAGTACAAGGAAGGTTTGAATGTGAGTCCGGAGTTTCTGAAGAAGCTGGAGGAGGATAAGGAGAAGACGGTTGCGGGGGTTGTAGAAGCAATCTCTTCTAGGCTTAAGGCTTAG